A single window of Mycolicibacterium madagascariense DNA harbors:
- the moeZ gene encoding adenylyltransferase/sulfurtransferase MoeZ, giving the protein MPPLVEPAAELTRDEVSRYSRHLIIPDLGADGQKRLKNARVLVIGAGGLGSPTLLYLAAAGVGTIGIVEFDVVDASNLQRQIIHGQSDVGRSKALSARDSITELNPLVNVVLHEVRLEPANAVELFGGYDLILDGTDNFATRYLVNDAAVLAGKPYVWGSIYRFAGQVSVFWEDAPDGRGLNYRDLYPEPPPPGTVPSCAEGGVLGILCASIASVMGTEAIKLITGIGDSLLGRLMIYDALDMTYRTIAIRKDPAAPAITGLVDYEAFCGVVSDAAAEAAADSAVTPQELRAMLDSGRRVALIDVREAVEWDINHIEGAQLIPKSTIDAGDGLARVPHDRTPVLYCKTGVRSAEVLAAVKNAGFADALHLQGGIVAWARQLEPDMVMY; this is encoded by the coding sequence CTGCCGCCGCTGGTCGAGCCGGCTGCCGAACTCACCCGTGACGAGGTGTCGCGCTACAGCCGCCACCTGATCATCCCCGACCTGGGAGCCGACGGTCAGAAGCGCCTGAAGAACGCCCGCGTCCTGGTCATCGGCGCCGGCGGGCTGGGGTCACCGACGCTGCTGTACCTGGCTGCCGCCGGCGTCGGCACGATCGGGATCGTGGAGTTCGACGTCGTCGACGCGTCGAACCTGCAGCGTCAGATCATCCACGGGCAGTCCGACGTCGGTCGTTCCAAGGCGCTCAGCGCGCGCGACTCGATCACCGAGCTCAACCCGCTGGTGAACGTCGTGCTGCACGAAGTGCGCCTGGAGCCCGCCAACGCCGTGGAACTTTTCGGCGGCTACGACCTGATCCTCGACGGCACCGACAACTTCGCCACGCGCTACCTGGTCAACGACGCCGCGGTGCTGGCGGGCAAGCCGTACGTCTGGGGCTCGATCTACCGCTTCGCCGGCCAGGTGTCGGTGTTCTGGGAGGATGCGCCGGACGGGCGGGGCCTGAACTACCGCGACCTCTATCCGGAACCGCCGCCACCCGGCACGGTGCCGTCGTGCGCCGAGGGCGGGGTGCTCGGCATCCTGTGCGCGTCGATCGCGTCGGTGATGGGTACCGAGGCGATCAAGCTCATCACCGGCATCGGCGACTCGCTGCTGGGCCGGCTGATGATCTACGACGCGCTCGACATGACGTATCGCACCATCGCGATCCGCAAGGATCCCGCGGCGCCCGCAATCACCGGCCTCGTCGACTACGAGGCGTTCTGCGGCGTGGTGTCCGACGCCGCGGCCGAGGCGGCCGCCGACTCCGCGGTCACCCCGCAGGAGCTGCGCGCGATGCTCGACTCCGGTCGTCGCGTCGCCCTGATCGACGTCAGGGAGGCCGTGGAATGGGACATCAACCACATCGAGGGCGCGCAGCTGATCCCGAAGTCGACCATCGACGCGGGTGACGGTCTGGCGCGGGTGCCGCACGACCGGACCCCGGTGCTCTACTGCAAGACCGGCGTCCGGTCGGCCGAGGTGCTGGCCGCGGTGAAGAACGCCGGTTTCGCCGATGCGCTGCATCTGCAGGGCGGCATCGTGGCCTGGGCGCGACAACTCGAACCCGACATGGTGATGTACTGA
- a CDS encoding TetR/AcrR family transcriptional regulator, with amino-acid sequence MSDIANTTERKGGQAANGDGSTGGSTGGRRGNRLPRDERRGQLLVAASDVFVERGYHAAGMDEIADRAGVSKPVLYQHFSSKLELYLAVLQRHVDNLVTGVRQALRTTTDNRQRLRAAVQAFFDFIEHDGQGYRLIFENDYVTEPQVSAQVKVATEACTDAVFELISSDSGLEAHRARMIAVGLVSISVDCARYWLNSDRPISKDDAVDGTVQFAWGGLSHVPLTRF; translated from the coding sequence ATGAGCGACATCGCCAACACCACCGAGAGGAAGGGTGGGCAGGCGGCGAATGGTGACGGTTCGACGGGTGGCTCCACGGGTGGCCGGCGCGGCAATCGGCTCCCCCGTGACGAACGCCGCGGCCAGCTGCTCGTCGCCGCCAGCGACGTCTTCGTCGAGCGCGGGTACCACGCCGCGGGCATGGACGAGATCGCCGATCGCGCTGGGGTCAGCAAACCCGTTCTCTACCAACACTTCTCGTCGAAGCTGGAGCTGTACCTCGCCGTGCTGCAGCGCCACGTCGACAACCTCGTCACCGGGGTGCGCCAGGCGCTGCGTACCACCACCGACAACCGGCAGCGACTCCGCGCGGCGGTGCAGGCGTTCTTCGACTTCATCGAGCACGACGGCCAGGGTTACCGGCTGATCTTCGAGAATGACTACGTCACCGAACCGCAGGTCTCGGCGCAGGTCAAGGTGGCGACCGAGGCGTGCACCGACGCCGTGTTCGAATTGATCAGCAGCGATTCGGGGCTGGAGGCCCACCGCGCCAGGATGATCGCGGTCGGCCTGGTGTCCATCAGCGTCGACTGCGCGCGCTACTGGCTCAATTCCGACCGGCCGATCTCGAAGGACGACGCGGTCGACGGCACGGTGCAGTTCGCCTGGGGCGGACTGTCACACGTGCCGCTGACCCGCTTCTAG
- a CDS encoding DUF3152 domain-containing protein, whose product MTYDPGRGGGGRQPVLRNEWREPLRAQRDPLSEDGGRPRSNRDEHQQWRKQSWLGRFVSTYGWRAYALPILAVITALVLYQTVTQVSPGGPAKAQGPVQGPPTIGATGTGIIGAPPKGMTQFDANLPTGILPDGGPFTEAAAKTWHIVPGTTPKVGQGTVKSFTYTVEVEDGIDTTSIGGDEAFARMVSETLANPKSWTHNPQIAFTRIDDVTQGAPDFRVSLTSPMTVREGCGYDIPLEASCYNPAYLGDQPRVFINEARWVRGAVPFQGDIGSYRQYVINHEVGHAIGYRKHEPCGDNGALAPVMMQQTFSTNNDDDARFDPQSVQADGKTCRFNPWPYPIA is encoded by the coding sequence GTGACCTACGACCCGGGGCGTGGTGGGGGCGGTCGTCAGCCCGTGCTGCGCAACGAGTGGAGGGAACCCCTGCGCGCGCAGCGGGACCCGCTCTCCGAGGACGGCGGCAGACCGCGATCCAACCGCGACGAGCATCAGCAGTGGCGCAAGCAGTCCTGGTTGGGCCGCTTCGTGTCGACCTACGGCTGGCGCGCCTACGCCCTGCCCATCCTCGCGGTCATCACCGCCCTGGTCCTGTACCAAACCGTGACGCAGGTGAGCCCCGGCGGCCCGGCCAAGGCTCAGGGACCCGTGCAGGGTCCGCCGACGATCGGGGCCACCGGCACGGGCATCATCGGCGCGCCGCCCAAGGGCATGACGCAGTTCGACGCCAACCTGCCGACCGGCATCCTGCCCGACGGTGGCCCGTTCACCGAGGCGGCCGCGAAGACCTGGCACATCGTGCCGGGGACGACGCCCAAGGTCGGTCAGGGCACCGTCAAGTCGTTCACCTACACCGTCGAGGTGGAGGACGGCATCGACACGACGTCGATCGGCGGGGACGAGGCGTTCGCGCGGATGGTCAGCGAGACTCTGGCCAACCCCAAGAGCTGGACCCACAATCCGCAGATCGCGTTCACTCGCATCGACGACGTCACCCAGGGCGCGCCGGACTTCCGGGTTTCGCTGACGTCCCCCATGACGGTGCGCGAGGGCTGCGGGTACGACATCCCGCTGGAGGCGTCCTGCTACAACCCGGCCTACCTGGGTGATCAGCCGCGCGTGTTCATCAACGAGGCCCGCTGGGTCCGCGGCGCCGTGCCGTTCCAGGGCGACATCGGCTCCTACCGGCAGTACGTCATCAACCACGAGGTCGGGCACGCGATCGGCTACCGCAAGCACGAACCGTGCGGCGACAACGGAGCCCTGGCGCCGGTGATGATGCAGCAGACGTTCTCCACCAACAACGACGACGATGCGCGGTTCGACCCGCAGTCGGTGCAGGCCGACGGCAAGACGTGCCGGTTCAACCCCTGGCCGTATCCGATCGCCTGA
- a CDS encoding acid phosphatase, giving the protein MATERHRLILLRHGETEWSKSGRHTGRTDLELTDDGRTKARQASDVLAELELDDPLVVSSPRHRALVTAELAGLTVDEVSPLLAEWDYGDYEGLTTAQIRETVPDWMVWTHGCPDGESVQDVTVRADRAVGLALSHMDSRDVVFVGHGHFSRSVITRWVELPISEGIRFSMAAASVAVCGYEHGVRQIGALGLTGHGTPRPSP; this is encoded by the coding sequence GTGGCTACCGAACGGCACCGTCTGATCCTGCTCCGCCACGGCGAGACCGAATGGTCGAAGAGTGGTCGACACACCGGTCGCACCGACCTCGAGCTCACCGACGACGGTCGCACGAAGGCCCGCCAGGCCAGCGACGTGCTCGCCGAGCTCGAGCTGGACGACCCGCTGGTGGTGTCGAGTCCGCGCCACCGCGCGCTGGTGACCGCCGAGCTGGCCGGGCTGACCGTCGACGAGGTCTCACCCCTGCTCGCCGAGTGGGACTACGGCGACTACGAGGGCCTCACGACGGCGCAGATCCGCGAGACCGTGCCGGACTGGATGGTGTGGACGCACGGCTGTCCCGACGGCGAGAGCGTGCAGGACGTCACCGTGCGCGCCGACCGTGCCGTTGGACTTGCGTTGTCCCACATGGACTCTCGCGACGTCGTCTTCGTCGGCCACGGGCACTTCTCCCGCTCGGTCATCACGCGCTGGGTGGAGTTGCCCATCTCCGAGGGCATCCGCTTCTCGATGGCGGCCGCGTCGGTCGCGGTGTGCGGCTACGAGCACGGCGTGCGACAGATCGGCGCGCTCGGCCTCACCGGCCACGGCACTCCCCGCCCGTCCCCGTGA
- a CDS encoding Rv3212 family protein encodes MVTPERRTRGDLLAAAAIVLVIAVAWALIWWSSDARATISKPAAEPLPALKSAQTVPSTLHQLWTAASPKTTRPVVAGGAVVTGAGREMDGRDPATGTVLWSYSRDVDLCGVTYVYNDAVAVYPDRRGCGQVTTIDGQTGRRHYSRTAYADPTVALSSDGSSVLSAGSTRLELWRSDMVRMIGFGALDARIKPGVPTQPLCRLTSAAASTSAVSVLQACPGQRDLRLNLLMPADQEDQPKSKIVQLPGVAVDSGARVIAVSDTTTAIYVPSPTPVVNVIDDTGSTIASTALAAPASPQATMSRAGDLVTWWTGDSTMVFDADQLKYRFTVSPVNGQAPVGPAMQLAGKLLVPVTSGYDVFNPQTGAGESHIALSRPPSQAPVVPGVAGATVLEQRGDTLVALGS; translated from the coding sequence ATGGTCACACCGGAACGCCGCACCAGGGGCGACCTGCTGGCGGCTGCGGCCATCGTCCTGGTGATCGCCGTCGCGTGGGCACTGATCTGGTGGAGTAGCGACGCGCGCGCCACGATCAGCAAGCCGGCTGCCGAGCCGCTGCCCGCGCTGAAGTCCGCCCAGACGGTGCCGTCGACGCTGCATCAGCTGTGGACCGCCGCGAGCCCGAAGACGACCCGTCCGGTGGTGGCCGGGGGCGCGGTCGTCACGGGAGCGGGCCGCGAGATGGACGGGCGCGATCCGGCCACGGGCACGGTCCTGTGGAGCTATTCGCGTGACGTCGACCTGTGCGGGGTCACCTACGTCTACAACGACGCCGTGGCCGTCTATCCCGACCGTCGCGGCTGCGGTCAGGTGACGACGATCGACGGGCAGACCGGGCGTCGGCACTACAGCCGCACGGCCTATGCCGATCCCACGGTGGCCCTGTCCTCGGACGGCTCCTCGGTCCTGTCGGCCGGCAGCACCCGGCTGGAGCTGTGGCGATCGGACATGGTCCGGATGATCGGCTTCGGGGCCCTCGACGCGCGGATCAAGCCGGGGGTACCCACCCAGCCGCTGTGCCGGCTGACCTCCGCGGCCGCGAGCACGTCGGCGGTCTCGGTGCTGCAGGCCTGCCCCGGCCAGCGGGACCTGCGGCTCAACCTGCTGATGCCGGCCGACCAGGAGGATCAGCCCAAGAGCAAGATCGTCCAGCTGCCCGGCGTCGCGGTCGACAGCGGCGCCAGGGTCATCGCCGTCTCGGACACCACGACCGCGATCTACGTCCCCAGTCCGACCCCGGTCGTGAACGTCATCGACGACACCGGCTCCACGATCGCGAGCACCGCCCTCGCCGCGCCGGCCTCCCCGCAGGCCACGATGTCGCGCGCGGGCGACCTGGTGACGTGGTGGACCGGTGACTCCACCATGGTGTTCGACGCCGACCAGCTGAAGTACCGGTTCACGGTCAGCCCGGTGAACGGGCAGGCCCCCGTCGGTCCCGCGATGCAGCTCGCCGGCAAGCTCCTGGTGCCCGTCACCTCGGGCTACGACGTGTTCAACCCGCAGACCGGCGCGGGCGAGTCGCACATCGCGCTCTCCCGCCCGCCGAGCCAGGCGCCGGTCGTGCCCGGCGTCGCCGGCGCGACGGTACTCGAACAGCGCGGCGACACCCTGGTGGCGCTGGGGTCCTGA
- a CDS encoding DEAD/DEAH box helicase, whose protein sequence is MTSLNTDTNTDTTNDLTPDIDVIVDAPEAAPKTTTFAELGVREEIVRALAEGGIEHTFAIQELTLPLALTGDDLIGQARTGMGKTFAFGVPLLHRIVTDESRPLTGIPRALIVVPTRELCLQVFDDLAGAAKYLTVGDRKLSVTSIYGGRPYEPQIEALRAGVDVVVGTPGRLLDLAQQDHLQLGGLSVLVLDEADEMLDLGFLPDIERILKQIPTDRQAMLFSATMPDPIITLARTFMNQPTHIRAEAPHSAATHENTTQHAYRAHALDKVEMVARILQANGRGATMIFTRTKRTAQKVADELAERGFKVGAVHGDLGQGAREKALKGFRTGEVDVLVATDVAARGIDIDDITHVINYQIPEDEQAYVHRIGRTGRAGKTGIAVTLVDWDELPRWTMIDKALGLNNPDPVETYSSSPHLFAELDIPTEAGGSIGRATRSTESKDRPRRESRDGDRPARTRNRTRQRTRGGSTGHVASTEQTAGVSDAASVTDADSASASDAPARRRRRRRRPNTAAPTAG, encoded by the coding sequence ATGACTTCACTCAACACCGATACCAACACTGACACCACCAACGACCTCACCCCCGACATCGACGTCATCGTCGACGCCCCCGAGGCCGCCCCGAAGACCACGACGTTCGCCGAACTCGGCGTGCGCGAGGAGATCGTCCGCGCCCTGGCCGAGGGCGGGATCGAACACACCTTCGCCATCCAGGAGCTCACGCTTCCGCTGGCCCTGACCGGCGACGACCTCATCGGCCAGGCCCGTACCGGCATGGGCAAGACCTTCGCCTTCGGCGTGCCGCTGCTGCACCGCATCGTCACCGACGAGTCGCGCCCGCTCACCGGCATCCCCCGCGCGCTGATCGTCGTACCGACCCGCGAGCTCTGCCTGCAGGTCTTCGACGACCTCGCCGGCGCCGCCAAGTATCTGACGGTCGGTGACCGCAAACTGTCGGTCACGTCCATCTACGGCGGCCGCCCCTACGAGCCGCAGATCGAGGCGCTGCGGGCGGGCGTCGACGTCGTCGTCGGCACCCCCGGCCGCCTGCTCGACCTCGCCCAGCAGGACCACCTGCAGCTCGGCGGGCTGTCGGTGCTGGTGCTCGACGAAGCCGACGAGATGCTGGACCTCGGGTTCCTGCCCGACATCGAGCGCATCCTCAAGCAGATCCCCACCGACCGGCAGGCCATGCTGTTCTCGGCGACCATGCCGGACCCGATCATCACGCTGGCCCGCACGTTCATGAACCAGCCGACGCACATCCGCGCCGAGGCGCCGCATTCCGCGGCCACCCACGAGAACACCACCCAGCACGCCTATCGCGCGCACGCCCTCGACAAGGTCGAGATGGTCGCGCGCATCCTGCAGGCCAACGGCCGCGGCGCGACGATGATCTTCACGCGCACCAAGCGCACCGCGCAGAAGGTGGCCGACGAACTCGCCGAGCGGGGCTTCAAGGTCGGCGCCGTCCACGGCGACCTCGGCCAGGGCGCCCGCGAGAAGGCCCTCAAGGGCTTTCGCACCGGCGAGGTCGACGTGCTCGTCGCCACCGACGTCGCGGCACGCGGCATCGACATCGACGACATCACCCACGTCATCAACTACCAGATTCCCGAGGACGAGCAGGCCTACGTGCACCGCATCGGCCGCACCGGGCGCGCCGGGAAGACCGGCATCGCGGTCACGCTGGTCGACTGGGACGAGCTGCCGCGCTGGACGATGATCGACAAGGCGCTCGGCCTGAACAACCCCGACCCCGTCGAGACGTACTCGAGTTCGCCGCACCTCTTCGCCGAACTCGACATCCCCACCGAGGCCGGCGGCTCGATCGGCCGGGCCACCCGCTCGACCGAGTCGAAGGACCGCCCGCGGCGTGAGTCGCGCGACGGCGACCGGCCTGCCCGCACCCGCAACCGCACGCGCCAGCGCACCCGCGGTGGCAGCACGGGCCACGTCGCGAGCACCGAGCAGACCGCCGGGGTGAGCGACGCCGCGTCCGTTACCGACGCCGACTCGGCCTCGGCCAGCGATGCCCCGGCGCGCCGCCGCCGTCGCCGCCGTCGTCCGAACACCGCCGCGCCGACCGCCGGCTGA
- a CDS encoding ParA family protein: MTRVLAVANQKGGVAKTTTVASLGAAMAEKGRRVLLVDLDPQGSLTFSLGHDPDTLAVSVHEVLLGDVEPDTALLTTAEGMTLLPANIDLAGAEAMLLMRAGREYALKRALAKIGAGFDVVVVDCPPSLGVLTLNGLTAANDVIVPLQCETLAHRGVGQFLRTVNDVQQITNADLVLLGALPTLYDSRTTHSRDVIFDVADRYQLPVLAPPIPRTVRFAEASASGSSVLAGRKNKGANAYRELADALLRHWKSGRALPTYAPEV, translated from the coding sequence ATGACGCGAGTACTGGCGGTCGCCAACCAGAAGGGCGGGGTCGCCAAGACGACCACGGTGGCGTCCCTGGGTGCGGCGATGGCCGAGAAGGGGCGGCGGGTGCTGCTCGTCGACCTGGACCCGCAGGGTTCGCTGACGTTCTCCCTCGGCCACGACCCCGACACGCTGGCGGTGTCGGTCCACGAGGTGCTCCTCGGCGACGTCGAGCCGGACACCGCGCTGTTGACGACGGCCGAGGGCATGACGCTGCTGCCCGCCAACATCGACCTGGCCGGCGCCGAGGCCATGCTGCTCATGCGGGCGGGCAGGGAGTACGCGCTCAAGCGGGCGCTGGCGAAGATCGGGGCCGGCTTCGACGTCGTCGTCGTCGACTGCCCGCCGTCGCTGGGCGTGCTGACGCTGAACGGCCTGACCGCCGCGAACGACGTCATCGTCCCGCTGCAGTGCGAGACGCTCGCGCACCGCGGGGTCGGCCAGTTCCTGCGCACCGTCAACGACGTGCAGCAGATCACCAACGCGGACCTGGTGCTCCTGGGCGCGCTGCCGACGCTGTACGACTCGCGCACCACGCACAGCCGCGACGTCATCTTCGACGTCGCCGACCGCTATCAGCTGCCGGTGCTCGCGCCGCCCATTCCGCGCACCGTGCGCTTCGCCGAGGCCAGCGCATCGGGATCATCGGTGCTCGCCGGGCGAAAGAACAAGGGCGCCAACGCCTATCGTGAACTTGCCGACGCGTTGCTCAGGCACTGGAAGTCGGGGCGGGCGCTGCCGACCTACGCTCCCGAGGTCTAG
- a CDS encoding ferritin-like fold-containing protein yields MTPTQPAAFTEPTVHSETSEHPGVTQLFALLAYGEVAAFYRLTDEARMAPNLAGRINMATMAAAEMNHYELLRDALAKRGVDIVAAMTKYASALENYHRLTTPSTWLEALVKTYIGDALAADFYLEIADALPADAAGVVRAVLSETGHSQFVVAEVKAAVTASEKQRHRLALWSRRLLGEAITQAQYVLAEHDELVDFVVSSGEGIGRLTEFFDRLQNTHNTRVRELGLA; encoded by the coding sequence ATGACACCGACGCAGCCCGCGGCCTTCACCGAGCCGACGGTGCACTCCGAGACGAGCGAGCACCCCGGCGTCACCCAGCTCTTCGCGCTGCTGGCCTACGGCGAGGTGGCGGCGTTCTACCGGCTCACCGACGAGGCGCGGATGGCGCCCAACCTGGCCGGCCGCATCAACATGGCGACCATGGCCGCCGCGGAGATGAACCACTACGAGCTGCTGCGCGACGCGCTCGCCAAGCGCGGGGTGGACATCGTGGCGGCGATGACGAAGTACGCCTCCGCCCTGGAGAACTACCACCGCCTGACGACGCCGAGCACGTGGCTCGAGGCGCTCGTGAAGACCTACATCGGTGACGCGCTCGCCGCGGACTTCTACCTCGAGATCGCCGATGCGCTGCCCGCGGACGCGGCGGGTGTCGTGCGCGCCGTGCTGTCGGAGACCGGCCACTCCCAGTTCGTCGTGGCCGAGGTCAAGGCCGCCGTGACGGCGAGTGAGAAGCAGCGCCACCGCTTGGCGCTGTGGTCGCGCCGGCTGCTGGGCGAGGCCATCACGCAGGCGCAGTACGTGCTCGCCGAACACGACGAGCTCGTCGACTTCGTGGTGAGCAGTGGCGAGGGCATCGGCCGGCTCACCGAGTTCTTCGACCGGCTGCAGAACACCCACAACACGCGCGTGCGGGAGCTCGGTCTCGCGTAG
- a CDS encoding histone methylation protein DOT1-like protein codes for MTHHLIQTEDDAIAHRARQARAVLDAMVAAVTDGSYHTRTPLDVTSGPMFERFVDIGLAMRQMWVDPEQQTALIDRLRPFRGMIIGGSPTAIQPHGLLPRGRTTTTRLDDVGDDELREWFIEDNRLIYGEFTEMELANYLDSVAPYFCTDGQMYDLGSGLGKVVLTTALTMPFERCTGVELLPYRHALAVERRDLVLRARDHALAALGGTLTDDVPLVLPSGVTTTAAHVLNFEDRVHLAQGDMFQAELTDPSLVFMYSTCFSTFIDRIAAKLARDLPSGCLVTTTTYELPHPAFRLVREFPADTLAWTTVYAYRREGKLDRLPPPPAPSVRHEPDAEEWEAGVRAQMAEQAAR; via the coding sequence ATGACGCACCACCTCATTCAGACCGAAGACGACGCGATCGCGCACCGGGCCAGGCAGGCCCGTGCCGTCCTCGACGCCATGGTGGCCGCGGTCACCGATGGGAGCTACCACACGCGCACGCCGCTGGACGTGACGTCGGGGCCGATGTTCGAGAGGTTCGTCGACATCGGCCTGGCCATGCGGCAGATGTGGGTCGACCCGGAACAGCAGACCGCTCTCATCGACCGCTTGCGGCCGTTCCGCGGAATGATCATCGGCGGCTCTCCGACGGCGATCCAGCCGCACGGCCTGCTGCCGCGAGGGCGGACGACCACGACGCGGCTCGACGACGTCGGTGACGACGAACTGCGGGAGTGGTTCATCGAGGACAACCGGTTGATCTACGGCGAGTTCACCGAAATGGAGTTGGCCAACTACCTCGACTCCGTCGCGCCCTACTTCTGCACCGACGGCCAGATGTACGACCTCGGCAGCGGGCTGGGCAAGGTGGTGCTGACCACGGCGCTGACCATGCCGTTCGAGCGCTGCACGGGCGTCGAGCTGCTGCCCTACCGTCACGCGCTGGCGGTGGAGCGTCGCGACCTGGTCCTGCGGGCCCGCGACCACGCCCTCGCCGCGCTGGGCGGGACGCTGACCGATGACGTGCCGCTGGTGCTGCCGTCGGGCGTGACGACCACGGCGGCACACGTCTTGAACTTCGAGGACCGCGTCCACCTGGCCCAGGGGGACATGTTCCAGGCGGAGCTGACCGACCCGTCGCTGGTGTTCATGTACAGCACGTGTTTCAGCACGTTCATCGACCGAATCGCCGCGAAGCTGGCACGGGACCTGCCGTCGGGATGCCTGGTGACGACCACGACCTACGAGTTGCCGCACCCCGCCTTTCGGCTGGTCCGGGAATTCCCGGCCGACACGCTCGCCTGGACGACCGTCTACGCGTATCGCCGGGAGGGCAAGCTGGATCGCCTGCCGCCGCCTCCGGCGCCGTCCGTCCGGCACGAGCCGGACGCCGAGGAGTGGGAGGCCGGCGTCCGCGCGCAGATGGCCGAACAGGCGGCGCGGTGA
- a CDS encoding DUF3107 domain-containing protein produces the protein MEVKIGVTDSPRELVLQSASTPAEVEELVTAALGKESGVLALTDEKGRRFLVQNTRIAYVEIGAPESRRVGFGIGATAAAVADKLS, from the coding sequence GTGGAGGTCAAGATCGGCGTCACCGACAGTCCGCGCGAGCTGGTGCTCCAAAGCGCCTCCACGCCCGCCGAGGTGGAGGAGTTGGTCACCGCGGCGCTGGGCAAGGAGTCGGGCGTGCTCGCGCTGACCGACGAGAAGGGCCGTCGCTTCCTGGTGCAGAACACCCGGATCGCCTACGTCGAGATCGGCGCCCCCGAGTCGCGTCGCGTCGGCTTCGGCATCGGAGCCACGGCCGCCGCGGTGGCCGACAAGCTGAGCTAG
- a CDS encoding isochorismate synthase: MTDPSFLLARPDGVVVGEGVAEAYPRLRDAQDALARGNAPIVVGALPFDVTRPTALMRPERLTFTDRLPARAPRDLPAAVIAETLPPPAAHRERIATALRRLSDPADELHKVVLARALRVVADGEIDVGTLVRRLADDVSATTYLVDLGPAGEDRAGTVLVGASPELLVARRGDVVTCRPFAGSAPRSVDPAADEASGAALAASAKDLHEHRLVVDQMRAALEPLCTELDIAASPELSRTSAVWHLNTPITGRLRESSTTALDLAVALHPTAAVGGVPTPAAVELISALEGDRGFYAGAVGWCRADGDGTWVVSIRCAELSADRRTAVARSGGGIVAESDPDDEVAETNTKFRTMLTALGVKT, encoded by the coding sequence GTGACCGACCCGTCCTTCCTGCTCGCCCGACCCGACGGCGTGGTCGTCGGCGAGGGCGTCGCCGAGGCCTATCCCCGGCTCCGCGACGCGCAGGACGCCCTCGCCCGCGGCAACGCGCCCATCGTCGTGGGCGCCCTGCCGTTCGACGTGACCCGCCCGACCGCGCTGATGCGCCCCGAGCGGCTGACCTTCACCGACCGCCTGCCCGCTCGGGCGCCTCGCGACCTGCCCGCCGCCGTCATCGCCGAGACACTGCCTCCACCCGCCGCGCACCGCGAACGCATCGCCACGGCCCTGCGCCGCCTGTCCGACCCGGCCGACGAGCTGCACAAGGTCGTCCTGGCGCGGGCGCTGCGGGTCGTGGCCGACGGTGAGATCGACGTCGGCACGCTGGTGCGTCGGCTCGCCGACGACGTCTCGGCGACGACCTATCTCGTGGATCTCGGCCCCGCGGGCGAGGACCGCGCCGGCACCGTCCTGGTCGGTGCGAGCCCCGAACTGCTGGTGGCCCGCCGCGGGGACGTCGTGACGTGCCGTCCGTTCGCCGGGTCGGCGCCGCGGTCGGTCGACCCCGCCGCCGACGAGGCGAGCGGAGCCGCGCTGGCGGCGTCGGCCAAGGACCTGCACGAGCACCGGCTGGTGGTCGACCAGATGCGGGCCGCCCTCGAACCGCTGTGCACCGAGCTGGACATCGCGGCCTCCCCCGAGCTGAGCCGCACGTCGGCCGTCTGGCATCTCAACACCCCGATCACGGGGCGCCTGCGCGAATCATCTACCACCGCACTGGATCTCGCCGTGGCGCTGCATCCGACGGCGGCCGTCGGCGGGGTGCCCACCCCCGCGGCCGTCGAGCTCATCTCCGCGCTCGAGGGCGACCGGGGGTTCTACGCGGGGGCCGTAGGGTGGTGCCGCGCCGACGGGGACGGCACGTGGGTCGTGTCGATCCGGTGCGCCGAGCTGTCGGCCGACCGCCGCACCGCGGTGGCCAGGTCGGGAGGCGGCATCGTTGCCGAGTCCGACCCGGATGATGAAGTGGCAGAGACGAATACGAAGTTTCGCACGATGTTGACGGCGTTGGGAGTTAAGACGTGA